GCAGTTTGCGATCTTCACTCCGAAACGCGTCTGCACCAATGCCAAAGGTGGCGTGGTTCTTGAACGCCGTAAACCCAACGTGAGTACCGTGAAATTCATAGAATGGCACGTTGTACTTTATCCCTTCTTCCGCTTCTGGAACGGTCGATTTGATGATCTCGCGGAGTTCTTTGAGCGTTGACCGGGCTTCTTCGTCCTGGTTCAAAATGTATGAATCGACGTCTTGTGATTTTGACATCCTATAGTCTCCGTAGGCTGAATAAGGATTACTGCTTTATGATTAAACCGGTAAGCTCAGCTATGAGTTCTGCGACGCGATGTCCGTCCTGGATCGGCCGCGTGAAAACTGATGTCGACTCATGGGGCGCCGAATGGTAATTCGATCCCGGTTCCAGCTAATGACGGGCATTCGACCTGAAGTACCACGTAGCGGAAGGGGTGGGATTCGAACGCCACGAGGCCAACTGGCCTCCGCGATGACAGAGTGCACCACGGTGCTCTTCCACTGAGCAACCCTTCCGTAAGACGGTGACTCGAGGGTTTCGGCCCATGAATCGGTAAAGCCCTTAACAATTATTACAGCTCCGAACTCAATCTCACCTATGGTTTCCGACCGGGACGGCTCTTCTGATCTTCAGCTTCGTTTCTCCGGAGGTCGGTTTGAAAGGCACCTCGTCACCACGATCGTTGCCCTCCAGGTGGCCCTTGCTGCTACTGGTGTCATGGCAGTCGGGTTCGTCTTCCTCGCGACAGATGGACGCAATCCTCTATTCGTTGGACTAGCCGTGATCTCACTGGTTCTCGCATTCCTGCTCTCTTATTTGTACGAGTGAGGATTGGGAAAGAGGGTTTTAGTACGTGAACCGGTAGGTGACGGCCACTCTGGAAAGGTGGCCGGGTTATGATGGTGCGACACGCCGCTTTAACACCTACCGCTGGCCTGTATCCCCTGGGGGGTGTCAGACCATTTTCGACTCCACCGGTGAGCGTAAAGGCTGTTGCCCCATCGTATACAAGCACCGATCACTCACAGCGTCACGACCTCGATTTCAGTATGTAGAAGCAGTTTTGGCCACGAAGCCGGCGTTCCCCACGCGTCAAGCACTCGAAGACAGAGGCGTGGTGACTGTTAAGCGTCAATTCGGACTTTTCGTGATACTCCACCGATGAGCCACAGACCTGGGACCGATCCCACAGGGAATCGAGTCGTGCGTATACTCATCTTTCTGTTTCCGGCAGATGAGGCTCTGTTGAAATCCTCAGTGGGTGATAGGTTTGAATTGCTGTGCTGCATACAGAGGATGGATGCAGCGAATCAGAACTGTTATGACATTCAATCACCAAATCATTCCAATGAGAATAAACAAAACTCATTTGATTCTTATTGGTCTTCATATAACGGTTCTCGGAGGGTTCCTCCGCATCGATGACTATTTCACTTGGCAATTGACTGGTGGGGGAAGAGCATCCCTTCCCCTTATTTTGCTTTATGGTGGACTTCTCATAACACTCGGATCACTTCTCATACCGGAACCGACAGAAGATAGTCACTAAAACCTCCTTCTTGGATGATTCATCGGTGGGTTGTACTGAGGATCTTCCTTCACACGAAGTGAGTCAATCCTCATACGACACTCGCGCCCTGTATTCAGCACGCAGTTCTTGCCAGGTCCGGAGGATTTCAACAGAGCAGCAGATGATGGATTGCTCGCCATCGGCCTCGCTCGGCTCCGGGTCGAAATCATTCGGAATAGGTGTCCGTGACCCCGCTGAGAGACCCCTCGAATCCGGTCGTCCATGATCAGCTTCACTCCCTCGTTTCGAAGCTCGGTATCCTAGAAGCGATCCTCGAGATCGTCCTCGTGACACTGCTAGCGGTCCGTATGGGTCGGATCCATCAGGACAGATTCCATGTGGCCGGCGTCGTTCTCCAGGCGCTGGCCCCTTCACGAGTTTCGATGTTCCACCATTCTGAATGGTGGCGACATTATAACGATGGACCGTGTATGTTTGATATGCCTTCTGAACCTTCCTTCAAGGTGACTAGTTCGGCAGATGTTTCTCCTAGCGAGACGCTTGTCATAGGAGTATCAACAGTTGGACTGGCTGGACTCACCGCTGTAGACCACCTCATCAAGAATAACAATTCTACAGAGTACGGTCACATCCTGACACGAAATATCCCTGATATAACCCCTTTTGAAGAAGGAGAACCACGCTTGCCACTACGCCTCTACGACCTACCAGATCTTGATCTATCGATACTCGTTGGCGAACTGTTCATCCCTACATGGGCAGCAGATTCGTTCGTTGAAGCCCTCCTGGAATGGACGTCATCGGCTGGGATCGGTGAGATCACTGTTCTTCACGGTGTTCCTTTCCCACACGGGCCTGACGAACACGATGTATTTTACGTCGCGTCTACACCCTATCGAACGAAACAACTCGAAGATACTGAAATCAAACCTCTCAAGGGAGGCTACCTCGATGGCATCGCCTCCGAATTAATAACCTCAAATCTCACCGGTAAGGCACCACCAACTGGCGCTCTTATCACCCCGACTCATCCGCCAGGGCCCGATTTCGATTCGGCCTTACTCTTCCTCGAAGCGCTTCAGCGCATCTATGAGTTTACAATCGATGAAGAAGAACTCCGTCACCGCGCTGACGAAGTCAAACAGTATTATCAGGAACTTGCCAATCAAATGGAACGCTTCGGAAGCGGTGAACGGCCCTCAGGAGGCTATGAATTCCCTGAAGATCGCATGTTCATGTGAAGTAGAAACTATCGTCCACAAGGGCCGCGATCAGTCCTCAGTCCAGTACGAATTTCTCATCTAAAGACAACAGCGAGAGTTCCACGGGTCATCCGACCCGTAGTACTTTACATTCTTCCGCAATGTGCGGCGAGATCTTTTTGCTCTGACGAGGTGTACCTACGGCATGACAGCCATCTCCGAGCCCCTTTGTTTGCTGTATAACGAACCGGCCAAGTCAAAAACGGAGATTCCTATTAGCGCCTATTAAATATAATATACGCATTATATCATCGGTTTCTGTAAGATGAATAAAGCATCTCGACGGAGTAGCACGCATACCACAGTAGTTAGGAGATGGAGAGATGGTAGTTATCGAACCGCTCAGTCACCACGAACTATTTCTCGTCATCGTACAGCTGACGCTACTGCTCTTCGTCGCACGACTGGTAGGTGAGGCGTTCAGTTCGATCGGCCAACCAGCGGTCGTTGGAGAATTGCTCGCAGGCGTCCTCCTCGGACCATCTCTTCTAGGTGTCGTCGCACCTACTGTGTACGAGTCGCTGTTTGCGGTTTCGGAGAGTCAGTTCCACCTCCTCGAAGTCATCTCCTGGATCGGTCTCATCATGTTGCTGGTCGTCACCGGCCTCGAAACGGATATCGATCTCATCATCAGCAAGGGACGGACAGCAGTTATTCTCTCGGTCGGCGGTATCGTCGTCCCCTTTGCGACCGGCTTTGCACTGGGGTGGTACTTACCCGTCGAGTTCATCGGGGCGCCCGATCAGCGCCTCGTGTTCAGCCTATTTATCGCGACTGCAATGAGCATCTCGGCAATTCCGGTCATCGCGAAAGTCCTCATCGAACTGGATGTCATTCGACGCGACATTGGTCAGTTGATTCTCGCGGCAGGAATGATCGACGATACGATCGGCTGGATTCTGCTGGCTACAGTCGCCGGGCTCGCTCGAACGGGGGTCGTCGATCTCGGCTCGGCTGCGGCCACGATCCTGTCAGTGGTTGTGTTTCTCGGTGTCGCGTTTACGATCGGACGACGCGTCGTTGCGGAGACTATTCGATGGGTCGATAATGCCGTCGGTAGCGACGCCGCGTTGCTATCCACGCTGATGATCTTTGCACTCGCCGCGGGAGCGATCACCCATTATATGCGACTCGAGGCGATTCTCGGTGCGTTCGTCGTCGGCGTGTTGGTCGGCCAGGTGAAACGATTCAACTACCAAGTCCGACGGAGCTTCGAGACGATGACGCTCTCCATCTTCGCGCCGCTTTTCTTCGCCATCGCGGGTCTACGGATGGACGTTGCTGCACTGGCAGATCCGACCGTGTTCACCATCGGAGTCGTCGTCTTCGCAATCGCCTGTTTCGGTAAATTCGGCGGGGTCATGGGCGGTTCGAGACTAGCCGGGCTCTCGAAGTGGGAGGGGATCACGATCGGCGGCGGCATGAACGCCCGCGGGGCGATGGAGATCGTCGTCGCCACGATCGGCCTCGGACTCGGTATCTTGACGACAAGCATGTACAGTATCATCGTCGCGGTCGCCATTGCGACGTCGTTGATGGCGCCCGCAATCATGCGCTGGTCGATTCCGAAGATCGAGATGGGCGATGCGGAGCGAAAGCGCATGGAGCGGGAGAAGTACCTGAAGGAGAGCTTCGTGAACAATCTTACCCGCGTTCTGTTGCCAACGCGAGGAACCGTCGATACACAGTACGCTGCCCGGCTCATCGGGCCGTTGTTCCGGCCCCTCCGGACCGATCTGGACCTTCTCTACATCGACGATTCCGATGCGTCGACTGTCGACGGCAGCCATGGCTGGATCGGCAGTCGTCTCCTGGGTCGGGGAAGGAGCGACCCGAGAACGACGGAGCAAGACGAATCCGAATCGGCCGAGCGCGTTCTCACGGGGCTCGAAAAGCGACTCGGAGAACAAACGGGTTCGATCCGACGGCTCGTACGCAACGCTCCCGACAGCGTCGCGGATACAATTCTCGAGAACGCGGACGCCAGGTACGATATGATCGTCGTCGGTGAACGGACCCTCGGAAGCGATCCCGACGGACCGCTGTTCAGCGAGACGATCGATCGCGTCGTCCAGGAGATGCCGTGTCCAACGATGGTCGTCAGCACGTCCGAAAGCGTAAAGCGCGACCCCAGGCAGATAGACGAACCGATCCGGCGAATTCTTCTGCCGACGGTTGGGACCCAGGCTAGCCGCCACGCAGCTGAGGTGGCATTCACGATCGCAGCCGAGGAGAACGCTTTGGTCGAGGTCGCTCACGTGGTCGCTCGCCCGGGGTTGAGTGATCAGTTCGTCGACAGTCCAGACCTCACGAATGAGCTGGACGTCGGCAATCGAATCGTCGACCGCGACGCAGAATTCGGGAGACGACTCGGGGCCAAGGTCGTCACTACCGTTACCGTATCAGATAAACCCGGTGCGGAACTCGTCGACATCGCGGATCGAAACGGTGCTGACGTGATCGTGATGGGGACGAACACTCGGCCGATTTCCCAGCGAGCGTTCTTCGGTCCCAACGTGGAATACGTGGTCAACAACGCGCCCTGTCCGGTGACAGTACTGAGTTCGGTTTAACTGGATGCGATTCCGACCAACACTCTCACCACAATTTTTGACTACTGACTGCCAATCGGACCGCTCCGCGTTCTGTTGACGCTCGTTTCGGAACGGCGGAGAACGGACCTTCGATAGTCTTCGAGTGAGGGCTCGTTCCACCGAAGGTCTTTATCGCCGTCACAGGTCTCTGGGTCGCGTTCATCCCACTCGGCATCCATCCGTTATTCGTTAACCGGTTCGTCCTCCTCGCTGTCATTGCTATGGCGTTCGCGGTCGCTGGTGAGATTACTTGGCGATACAATATTGTATCATACAACCGAAAGACCGGGTGGATGGTCGTTTCGCTTTTCATGGGATGGCATCACGTTTGCTTCGCCAATTGGCCGATCGACCCGGAACTCGTCGAGCCGCGGCTCCCGAACCGCCTGACGCTCGATACCTACGATGGAAAGGCGTGGCTGTCGGTCGTTCCGTTTACGAACGTCGATGTCCGACCACGGGTATTCCCCGCTGGAACGGGAGTCTCCCTCCCCGAACTTAATCTCCGAACGTACGTCACGTTCGATGGGAACCCTGGAGTGTACTTCTTCAGTCTCGATGCCGATGGAATCGCGGGAGTTGCTGGGGCTCGCCTCTTTCATCACCTCCCGTACTACAACGCCAGCATTGATCTCACCGAGGAGAATGGGCGGCTTCGATTCACGTGTCGTCGCCTTCACCCCGGAGCGAGGCCAGTTGCGTTCGAAGCGACGTATGGACCGAGCGGCGGTCGAACCGTTGCGGAGGCAGGCACGCTCGCTCACTTTCTCACGGAGCGCTACCGCTACTATACTGAAACCCCGGATGGGTCCATCCGCTACGCTGACATTGAGCACGAACCGTGGCCGTTATACGATGCTATCGTCGAGATCGAGGAAAACACGCTCTTCGAGGCAAACGGATTCACGACTCCGGATTCCGATCCAGTTCACCTCTACAGTTCCGGCGTTGAGACCATCGCTTCTAAAAGCAAACGGATGACTGCGTCACGCGTTCCGTGACGAGTCAATCCTAGTCTCTACTCTGATGTAACAGTTATCTGTTGGTGCGTAGTACTATCCGATACCGTTCCATCATGTCACGAAGCTATTCGAAACGCGGAGGACAGTAACAATGGCAACAGCAATCGAGAAGCTCGATGTGGAACACGACCTTGTGCAGTTGCTCGTCACGGAAGCGGTGAAAGTCGGCATGGGGTCGCCGTTACGTGATCCGATTCTCGAAGCAGTTGAAGAAACGACCGGAGAGTCACTTGAAGCGATCGAAGAAACGATCAACGAAGGCAATACGTCAGACACGAAAGAAAAAAGCCGGCTCACCATAGTAATACAGGGAGGAACCGTTTTCATCGTGATGTTCGTCGTACTGTACCTTACCCTCAGACGATTGACCAGCGATGAACCAAACACGTGAATCGAGACAGCTCAATCGCTCCG
This region of Natronosalvus halobius genomic DNA includes:
- a CDS encoding iron chaperone, whose amino-acid sequence is MSKSQDVDSYILNQDEEARSTLKELREIIKSTVPEAEEGIKYNVPFYEFHGTHVGFTAFKNHATFGIGADAFRSEDRKLLEEKGYKIGKETIQIRYDQAVPTTELKQLLERKVKEATKAQ
- a CDS encoding proteasome assembly chaperone family protein, encoding MPSEPSFKVTSSADVSPSETLVIGVSTVGLAGLTAVDHLIKNNNSTEYGHILTRNIPDITPFEEGEPRLPLRLYDLPDLDLSILVGELFIPTWAADSFVEALLEWTSSAGIGEITVLHGVPFPHGPDEHDVFYVASTPYRTKQLEDTEIKPLKGGYLDGIASELITSNLTGKAPPTGALITPTHPPGPDFDSALLFLEALQRIYEFTIDEEELRHRADEVKQYYQELANQMERFGSGERPSGGYEFPEDRMFM
- a CDS encoding cation:proton antiporter translates to MVVIEPLSHHELFLVIVQLTLLLFVARLVGEAFSSIGQPAVVGELLAGVLLGPSLLGVVAPTVYESLFAVSESQFHLLEVISWIGLIMLLVVTGLETDIDLIISKGRTAVILSVGGIVVPFATGFALGWYLPVEFIGAPDQRLVFSLFIATAMSISAIPVIAKVLIELDVIRRDIGQLILAAGMIDDTIGWILLATVAGLARTGVVDLGSAAATILSVVVFLGVAFTIGRRVVAETIRWVDNAVGSDAALLSTLMIFALAAGAITHYMRLEAILGAFVVGVLVGQVKRFNYQVRRSFETMTLSIFAPLFFAIAGLRMDVAALADPTVFTIGVVVFAIACFGKFGGVMGGSRLAGLSKWEGITIGGGMNARGAMEIVVATIGLGLGILTTSMYSIIVAVAIATSLMAPAIMRWSIPKIEMGDAERKRMEREKYLKESFVNNLTRVLLPTRGTVDTQYAARLIGPLFRPLRTDLDLLYIDDSDASTVDGSHGWIGSRLLGRGRSDPRTTEQDESESAERVLTGLEKRLGEQTGSIRRLVRNAPDSVADTILENADARYDMIVVGERTLGSDPDGPLFSETIDRVVQEMPCPTMVVSTSESVKRDPRQIDEPIRRILLPTVGTQASRHAAEVAFTIAAEENALVEVAHVVARPGLSDQFVDSPDLTNELDVGNRIVDRDAEFGRRLGAKVVTTVTVSDKPGAELVDIADRNGADVIVMGTNTRPISQRAFFGPNVEYVVNNAPCPVTVLSSV
- a CDS encoding YqjF family protein; this translates as MVVSLFMGWHHVCFANWPIDPELVEPRLPNRLTLDTYDGKAWLSVVPFTNVDVRPRVFPAGTGVSLPELNLRTYVTFDGNPGVYFFSLDADGIAGVAGARLFHHLPYYNASIDLTEENGRLRFTCRRLHPGARPVAFEATYGPSGGRTVAEAGTLAHFLTERYRYYTETPDGSIRYADIEHEPWPLYDAIVEIEENTLFEANGFTTPDSDPVHLYSSGVETIASKSKRMTASRVP